One Trichoplusia ni isolate ovarian cell line Hi5 chromosome 6, tn1, whole genome shotgun sequence DNA segment encodes these proteins:
- the LOC113495063 gene encoding uncharacterized protein LOC113495063 encodes MEDADRVSFVSSVKEPSVISENIPAEVTPEEVEQDIPVVTPLVLPAPSPVHSETPSAQPAPIAPSPTSPKQASPLPSPSIGTAHSAIRSTTASEQISRDMSTKENKSPKSQSVKSGQLGGKIMNAINTLVKPAGQTQDAISERVDDLKQRVQSLASDIVDSQSNNLTTNIDKIATMSKALTSEANALRQSIKSLSEDIARTKQELCYCGNEEDINFPYHLFLIEIIINKIHMKCECFEIDYNNLVISAVFLGKPPIILYDSSFGKIENFNKLNVGKSTLFAMTYDKICGIKDFEIVLLLTKQPPCSTCVTKIAETHLDYTNEFISLREELCKKWMQEQPADNILCTTSIPLSKNMYYLSCCDGENRDSIGVIEVTVRMSFLGKEITTAFCASPKPQGTSFLLKEDHGMTMYSCHKVEMDDQGKILLDEGVLSKKAMTCGDQYKRSDSPASQMSSALSRRSYEQAPQYENHHGDRASKYDEIYTKMNVNELRIRVPKSSRVERMGRYDKIQELCSCESTAFNTGEQIQFDLPKDATYPEKTYTSNLKYTLKANERPQDKKDKKIINITPSSCPVPVDMAKVLHPQKDVFILKIGKKLETKDKKTDLEIELVTPKAPSEKPLESNNTAQQYSGTDIKSNDGKKKEKKGKKDKGGKGKKGKKGKKK; translated from the exons ATGGAAGATGCTGATCGAGTGTCGTTCGTAAGTTCGGTAAAAGAACCCAGTGTAATATCCGAGAATATTCCTGCTGAAGTCACACCAGAAGAAGTTGAACAGGATATCCCGGTAGTCACACCATTGGTGCTACCAGCACCTAGTCCAGTGCACAGTGAAACCCCATCTGCTCAACCTGCACCAATAGCCCCGTCACCGACCAGTCCAAAACAGGCCAGCCCACTCCCCTCCCCATCCATTGGTACAGCGCATTCCGCAATACGTAGCACTACCGCAAGTGAGCAAATCTCAAGAGATATGTCTACCAAAGAAAACAAGTCTCCAAAATCCCAAAGTGTAAAATCAGGTCAACTTGGCGGCAAGATAATGAACGCTATCAACACCCTGGTGAAGCCAGCAGGTCAGACTCAGGATGCCATAAGTGAGAGAGTTGATGATCTCAAACAAAGAGTTCAAAGCCTTGCAAGCGATATTGTCGATTCACAATCAAACAATTTAACTACCAATATAGATAAAATAGCCACAATGAGCAAAGCACTTACAAGCGAAGCCAATGCTTTGCGACAATCCATAAAAAGTTTGTCTGAAGACATCGCACGTACTAAACAAGAGTTATGTTACTGTGGTAACGAGGAAGATATTAATTTTCCCTACCATTTATTTCTTatcgaaattataataaacaaaatacatatgAAGTGTGAATGTTTCGAAATTGATTACAACAACTTGGTTATATCAGCAGTGTTTCTGGGGAAACCACCTATTATATTATACGATTCATCTTTTGGTAAAATCGAAAACTTCAACAAACTTAACGTCGGGAAATCGACCTTATTTGCCATGACTTATGATAAAATATGCGGTATCAAGGATTTTGAAATAGTCTTATTACTAACCAAACAACCGCCCTGTTCTACATGCGTCACAAAGATAGCTGAAACGCACCTGGACTACACcaatgaatttatttctttacgaGAAGAACTTTGCAAAAAGTGGATGCAAGAGCAGCCAGCGGACAACATACTGTGCACTACATCGATTCCGCTTTCTAAGAACATGTATTACCTATCTTGCTGCGATGGAGAAAATAGGGACTCAATAGGTGTTATAGAGGTCACAGTAAGAATGTCATTTTTGGGCAAAGAGATAACAACTGCTTTCTGCGCCTCGCCTAAACCACAGGGTACCTCATTCCTCTTGAAAGAGGACCATGGCATGACCATGTATTCGTGTCACAAGGTTGAAATGGATGACCAAGGAAAGATACTCCTAGATGAAGGCGTTTTATCAAAAAAAGCCATGACCTGTGGAGATCAATATAAAAGATCAGATAGCCCGGCTTCACAAATGTCTTCTGCTTTGTCCAGACGATCTTACGAACAAGCGCCTCAGTATGAGAATCATCACGGTG atcgAGCTTCAAAGTATGACGAAATTTATACCAAAATGAATGTTAACGAGTTAAGGATAAGAGTACCCAAGAGCTCTAGAGTCGAAAGAATGGGCAGGTATGACAAGATTCAAGAACTATGTTCGTGTGAAAGCACAGCTTTTAATACCGGAGAACAGATACAGTTCGATCTGCCTAAGGATGCAACATACCCCGAAAAAACGTATACGTCAAACCTGAAATACACTTTGAAAGCCAACGAAAGACCGCAAGACAAAAAAGAcaagaaaattataaacattaccCCTTCTTCTTGTCCAGTCCCCGTGGACATGGCCAAAGTTTTACATCCACAGAAAGACGTTTTCATTCTcaaaataggaaaaaaactCGAAACGAAAGATAAAAAGACTGACCTTGAGATCGAACTTGTTACGCCAAAGGCTCCCTCTGAAAAACCATTAGAAAGTAATAACACTGCCCAGCAGTACAGCGGCACTGATATTAAGTCGAACGAtggaaaaaagaaagaaaagaaaggaaaaaaagATAAAGGTGGTAAAGGAAAGAAAGGCAAAAAAGGGAAAAAGAAGTAA
- the LOC113495068 gene encoding pre-mRNA-splicing factor ISY1 homolog, whose product MARNAEKAMTTLARWRAAQVQEAGGQRERRPYLASECTDLPQAEKWRLQIVREIAKKVAQIQNAGLGEFRIRDLNDEINKLMREKRHWEVQIKSLGGPDHARVGPKMLDQDGKEVPGNRGYKYFGAAKDLPGVRELFEQEPPPPPRRTRADLMRDVDADYYGYRDDDDGLLMPLEQEAEKEAIAQAVAEWKSNKEQNKDQDLPEEEDIYPEDPDDKRIEDEEGEPVRQVVTSHVAVPSQKDIEEALLRRKKQELLEKYGCMDVKVEQS is encoded by the exons ATG GCACGGAATGCAGAAAAGGCTAT GACCACGCTGGCAAGATGGAGGGCTGCTCAAGTTCAAGAGGCAGGTGGTCAGCGCGAGAGGAGACCGTACCTTGCATCAGAGTGCACTGACCTACCACAGGCTGAAAAATGGAGACTGCAGATTGTTAGAGAAATAGCTAAGAAAGTTGCTCAAATCCAAAATG cCGGTCTTGGAGAGTTCCGTATTCGGGACCTGAACGATGAAATCAACAAACTGATGAGAGAAAAGCGGCATTGGGAAGTCCAGATAAAGTCGCTTGGGGGCCCGGATCACGCGCGAGTCGGTCCGAAAATGCTCGACCAGGACGGCAAAGAGGTCCCCGGTAACAGAGGATACAAATACTTCGGAGCTGCTAAAGATCTACCAG GTGTTCGTGAGTTATTCGAGCAGgaaccgccgccgccgccgcgcagaACGCGAGCTGATCTCATGAGGGATGTGGACGCTGATTACTATGGATATAGAGACGATGACGACGGGCTCTTGATGCCTCTAGAACAAGAAGCTGAGAAAGAAG CCATAGCACAAGCAGTAGCCGAATGGAAGAgtaataaagaacaaaataagGATCAAGACTTACCTGAGGAAGAGGATATTTATCCGGAGGAC ccTGACGACAAGCGAATAGAAGATGAAGAAGGCGAACCCGTCAGGCAAGTAGTGACGTCGCACGTCGCTGTTCCATCACAGAAGGACATAGAGGAGGCTCTGCTCAGGAGAAAGAAACAGGAACTTCTAGAAAAGTACGGGTGTATGGACGTCAAGGTCGAACAGAGTTGA